From the Paenibacillus sp. R14(2021) genome, the window GAATCCAATCTCTATAATGGGTACAAACTCAAGATCGCAGACGCATGCTGGCTGCGGCATACAGAGTCCAGAGGAGGATTCGGCACTATGCGTACCGCTGCTTTGTTCACGCACCCGCCTATATTCGAAACAGAACGGCTCCTGCTGCGCAGGCTCGAGCTGACCGATGCGCCCGATTATTATGCAGTGGCTTCCGATCCGCTTGTATCGGAGACGGCGATTTGGCAGCGCCACGAGTCGATAGAGGACACGCTCGGCTTCTTGCAGGTCACGCAGGATAAGTTCGAAGCCGCACAAGCCTTCCATTGGGGCATTATCGAGCGAGCAAGCGGCCGGCTGATTGGCCGGACAGGATTGTTCAGCCTGGATGCCGCGCACGAGAAGGCGGAGATCGGTTATGCGCTATCGAGCCAGTATTGGAATCAAGGCATTGTGACGGAAGCGTCGCGGCTCATCATCCATTACGGCCTTCGGGAAGCGGGGCTGAACCGAATCGAGGCGCGCTGCAATGCGAACAATGCAGGCTCCTGTCGCGTGCTGGAGAAGCTCGGCATGACCTATGAAGGGATACTGCGCAAGCAGCTCAAGATAAAGGGCGTGTTCGTCGATCAACGGATGTATGGCATACTGGGCAGCGATCTTCTCTGAACGGGACAAGCCGCACCACTCGAATCTTCTTATATAAATAGGCCGCTGGGAGGTTAACCGGCGGCCTATTGTATAGGGTAGGTTTACACGTTATGGCTGCTCGCTCTGCTTGCTGCCTAAGATGCGTTCGCTGCTATCAATCGTAATCCCTGCGCGCCTTTTCTCAAGCGTACTCCGCCAACTCACAGATAATTCGTTCACGCGCAGCAGCTTCTCTACACCTTCAATATGATCGCGGTCATGATGCATGACCCGGTTCGCGAAGGCCACCGTTACGGCTTCCGGATGATGACTCAATTGGAGCAGCTTATCGGTATATTCGACCTTGCCCTGCTGCAGCACGCGGAAATAAAAACCGGTAAATCCGGTTTCCTGCACCTTCACGGGCATCTTGGGCGATTCGTAGCGAGCAGCTAATTTGAAACAAGGCTGTCTTGGCTGACTGACCTGAACGATGGCGCTTCCGAGTTGATAAACATCCCCGATACAAATCTCCGATTCCAATAAACCGCAAACGGTCAGATTTTCACCGAAAGCCCCATAGGCAAGCGGCCTCCCAAGTTCCTTTTCCCAGAATGGATAGTGCTCGTAGCTATACACGCAAACCGCCTTATCCTTTCCTCCGTGATGCTTAAGGTCGGCTTGTCCGTCACCTTCAAAGCGCTCCCAGTACAAGTCCAAT encodes:
- a CDS encoding MOSC domain-containing protein, with protein sequence MRRGMLLSLNVGMPTLMTFNQKDVTTGIFKTPVYQPLDLYWERFEGDGQADLKHHGGKDKAVCVYSYEHYPFWEKELGRPLAYGAFGENLTVCGLLESEICIGDVYQLGSAIVQVSQPRQPCFKLAARYESPKMPVKVQETGFTGFYFRVLQQGKVEYTDKLLQLSHHPEAVTVAFANRVMHHDRDHIEGVEKLLRVNELSVSWRSTLEKRRAGITIDSSERILGSKQSEQP
- a CDS encoding GNAT family N-acetyltransferase, giving the protein MRTAALFTHPPIFETERLLLRRLELTDAPDYYAVASDPLVSETAIWQRHESIEDTLGFLQVTQDKFEAAQAFHWGIIERASGRLIGRTGLFSLDAAHEKAEIGYALSSQYWNQGIVTEASRLIIHYGLREAGLNRIEARCNANNAGSCRVLEKLGMTYEGILRKQLKIKGVFVDQRMYGILGSDLL